Within Mytilus edulis chromosome 10, xbMytEdul2.2, whole genome shotgun sequence, the genomic segment ttttccttacaaaacaaggtaaaatattttgccccatataaacacccatttatttttttttcatataagactaaatcgctcatgaaaggtcatttaccaaaattttagaagattcttaattttctttcttttgttttgggacccaaataataccaatgcaaacatgaggtaaaagtcagagtcagctttttcccgccatattttaaatctcaaatatctcaaaaaggaggtccatgacctattaatatttttagcttatttttatcctttaagaatgctctaccagcttataaaAGCTATTACTGATAGATGTTAACAGATAGGATGCAACATTTATAGTCTAGAGTCAATATAGTGTAAATcctcttaataaaattgagaatggaaatggggaatgtgccaaagagacaacaatccgaccatagaaaaaaaacaaatatatactagttcaatgataatgaacaccatattaatttccaaattgtacacaagaaactaaaattaaaataatacaaagaccagaggctcctgacttgggacaggcgcaaaaatgcggcggggttaaacatgtttgtgagatctcaaccctccccctatacctctagccaatgtagaaaagtaaacgcataacaataattTCTACTTCTCTTTTTCAATCGTGTTTTAAATTTACATATAACTACGCAAGCATTTGATGTGTTAATGGGGAGATGGAATTGCAAATTAAAAAGAAAGcaggcttttatagctgactaaccgttacgggctttgctcattattgaaggccgtatggtgacctatatttgttaatttttgtgtcatatggtatcttgttgagagttgtctcttgGGTAGACATACCACATATTCTTCTCAACATGTTTATTCTGTGTTTTAAGTAGTTCAAACAAGACATGTGCTGAGGTCAGTGATTAACATTCAAATAACTACAGATGTCTGCAAAGCCACCactaacaacaaacataatgTATAGTCAGCGAAAATAGCTTTAAAATGCACAGAAATTGCAAACTGACAGATACCAACCATTGATACGAATTgcttacagactcctgacttcggacagacACATAAAAATGTGGAGGTTAAAATCAGATTTCACTAATAATACTTTTCATCCCATATAATTTTCTGATTTAATATAAAGGTAATCTTTTAGGAAGCAAACTATAAAATCACTCCGTATAAAAGAacgacgaaagataccaaagggacagtcaaattcagaAATCTAATATAAACCGACAACGcgatggctaaaaatgaaaaagacaaagagacaaacaatagtacacatgacacactATAggaaacttaagaataaacaacacaaactccaccaaaaactaggggcgatctcaggtgctccggaagggtaagcagagtctgctccacgtgtggcacccgtcgtgttgcttatgtgataacaaatccggtaaatagtctaattcggtaggtcacattcatgaaatgtaaggggattgtagtaacgacgtaagtcacatatccgatatcatttgtgaaacggttattccataacgatcaactaactcgtgatggcgttcgtaaaatttacgaaggaatgattttaacttcatCATTTGTAActcctggtttaatagcttccttgtgagcagcaaccttctatctatcaagaaaatcatgataggaaatgcaagcacgggaatatcgtatcaattggaagatatatatcccgtatgcaggtgctgctggaatgttgctacttagaaatggaaagttcacaattggaaagctgaaatcatcttttttgtcgtaaatttttgtgTATAATCTAAATATAACTCATTTGCATCGCGGATGAAATGTAGGTTGCTGTTAAATTATACTATTATTTTCTGTTGTGTTTTGGTAAAACGTTTTACTTTTTCCTCAAGAAagaaaatgacaaatgaaaagtAAGCAATTATAAATCGACAttttattactattattattattttaaaatgcttTTTGTCAATATGCTACGGCTTTGACAATTGTGAACTTTGAACTTTTAACATACAACAATaggggtgtttaacgaccttgactttCCATAAGTGTCTTGTACTGGCGTATCCATGTATCCCATAGTTCAACAGTCATATCATCAAGTGAACGTTTTCGCTTGGAGAAGTCTTTTTTCGTCAttaatctcatttttttctgatccTATTTCATTGTTCCTTTAGTCTATTCAAATATAAGAAGATCAGCAGCTTGTTTGAATGCAGTACATCTTAAAGGTTTGGTTTATTTccctgttatttaaaaaaaattctcaacgcTAGTTTGTTTTTCAAGCTATTTTATTACAATCAGAAGACTATAGCtgagaaaagaaagataaaaCAGCTGCAGGACAAAATCCTGTTAATTTATACTTAAAGTGCAATGTttcttgtttataaattgtttctATTAGCACACAATGGTACTTATTTTGTTATACCTTtcatataatgatataaatattagACTGGAAACTGAACAGACATGACTCAAGTTTGTTATTTTTCAAGTTGCTgataaatttttgtttgttgaaaGGTGAAAAGCAGTGAGAATGATAGCAAAGATTCACAGTTGTGATCTGCATTGCATAAGTTGTTTGCTTATAACATATCCATTCCATTGTCTAAGTTTTCCATCGACTTCATTCTGAAagattaaaggtttttttctcataaagttaacattaaaatatatttgcaatTTAATTACATCATTTCAAAAACTATAACTCTTATCTCTAAATATGCTCGTACAAAAAACCAATCATGTTTTGATTGATAAGTAAAATGTTGTCATTTAAGATGAATGAAGTAGTCAAGATGACAGACAATGTATCCTCATTCTCTCTTATAACATACATGGTCACAAACTACACACACCTAGTTCAAACGGTCGAACTGTTTTTGCCATTTTAAAATTAGAactgtgtattttatttactattaTAAGAGTATATATTCATATGGCCTTGATCATACGTGTATGGTCTAATGTCCCATATTATCCTGAACATGTATATAATGGCATAACAAAATTAACCAATCGTACACTTTAACATGGTAAAAtagaaattaatattttatgtttatcattgGTATGCATGATGTGCCTATAACAATGTATGATTATCAtgcttgtatttttttctataattcataACTTGGTCTATTGATTAATTTCATTtcgtaaatttataaaagttaatacAATGCAAAATAATCGTGAATAATATACTTACATTGGAGTGTAATCCAAATCGTTAATACTTTTAGCAACTTGATTAACTCTGAAAGGATTGTTCACCCTGCTGCAATGAACACATGCGCACATTTTACCGGGATGGAGTACTCTGCATAGATAATGTGTGCAACTAGCAGTTCCACAAAACTTACCACACCAGTATGATGTACAAGCGTGCGAATGAGCTTCTGTACCTTCaagatat encodes:
- the LOC139491140 gene encoding myticin-A; protein product: MKATLLLAVLVAVFVAGTEAHSHACTSYWCGKFCGTASCTHYLCRVLHPGKMCACVHCSRVNNPFRVNQVAKSINDLDYTPIMKSMENLDNGMDML